The nucleotide sequence ACCAACAGCAGCCACAGCATCCTCGACTGGCTGCGCCGCAGCGTCACCGACCGCGAGCCCGTCGTCGCCGACCTCGCCGCGCTCGTCTCCCGGCGCGCCCGCATCGTCGGCACCCCCGAGCAGATCGCCGACCGGCTCGAAGACTGGCAGCGGGCCGGGGTCGACGGCGTCAACGTCGTCAACTGGCGCCTCCCCGACTCCTACACCGAAGTCGTCGACCACCTGCTGCCCGTGCTGCGCGACCGAGGCCTGGCCCAACGTGAGTACGCCCCCGGCACGTTGCGCCGCAAGCTCTTCGGCACCGACCTCGTCAACGACCGCCACCCGGCCGCCCGTTACCGCAACGCCTTCAAGGACGCCTGACATGACCGACACCTCCACCGCCCCGGCCGGCTACCCCGAACTCGCCGCCCGCTTCCGGCCGGTCTTCGACCACATCGCCGCCGGCGCGGTCGCCCGCGAACAGCACCGCGAACTCGCGTACGACGCCGTCGCCCGCCTCGCCGAGGCCGGCTTCACCGCCGTGCGCGTGCCCGTCGAGTACGGCGGCTCCGGCGCGTCCGTCACCGACCTGTTCCGCCTGCTCGTCGACCTCGGCGAGGCCGATTCCAACCTGCCGCAGATCCTGCGCGCCCACTTCGGCTTCACCGAGGACCGCCTGGCCGACGCGCCGTCGGCGGCCCGCGACCGCTGGCTGCGCCGCATCGGCGACGGCGCGGTCGTCGGCAACGCCGCCACCGAGATCGGCGACGGCGCCCCCGGCCGCCTCGACACCGCGCTGTCCGGCGACCCCGAAGGCCCATGGCACCTGACCGGGAGCAAGCACTACAGCACCGGCAGCCTGTACGCGGACTGGATCGCCGTCCTCGGGCAGCGCGGCGACGACCTCGGCTGGGCCCTCGTGCGCGGCGACGCCCCCGGCGTCGAGCGGGTCGACGACTGGGACGGCTTCGGACAGCGCCTCACCGCGTCCGGCACCACCCGCCTCGACGGCGTGGCCGTCGACCCCGACGACGTCTTCTGGCGCGGCGAGCGCGGCCCCAACTACATGTACGCCTTCTACCAGTTGGTCCACCTGGCCACGCTCAGCGGGGTCGCGCGCGCGGTCGTCCGCGACGGCGTCGACTACGTGCGGGGCCGCCGCCGCGTGTTCAGCCACGGCAGCGGCGACACCCCCGCCGCGGACCCGCTCGTGCAGCAGGTCGTCGGGCGGCTGGCTGCGTACGCGTTCACCGCCGAGGCCACCACCCTGGCCGCCGTCGCGCACCTGGAGGAGATCAACCGGCTACGGCCGGCGGGCCCGGTGCCCGAGGCGGCGTACGACACCGCCGAGATCGCCGTGTCGAAGGCGTACATCACCGTCGCCGACGCCGTCCTCACCGCCGCGACCCTGCTGTTCGAGACCGGCGGCGCCTCCACGGTCGCCGGCTCCCGCGCCCTGGACCGCCACTGGCGCAACGCGCGCACGCTCAGCGTGCACAACCCCGTCATCTACAAGCAGCGCGTCGTCGGCGACCACCTGCTCAACCGCGCCGCGCCCGCGTACCTGTGGAGCGTCGGCGTCAAGGAGTGACGCCGGGCCCGGCCGCGCACCCCGGCCGCGCCACCGAACAGCCGTCCACCGCGCGGACGTTCGTCCGCCCGCACCCTGAGGATCCCGACATGGGCACCCCGCATCCCCACCCGACCGTCGACCCCGCCGCGTTCCGCCACGTCCTCGGCCACTTCGCCAGCGGCGTCACGCTGGTCACCGCGATCGACGGCGCGACCCCCGTCGGCTTCGCCTGCCAGTCGTTCTCGGCACTGTCGCTCGACCCGCCGCTGGTCGCCTTCTTCGTCGCGAAGACCTCGACATCGTGGCCGCGGATCGCGAAGGCCGGGCGCTTCGCGGTCAACATCCTCGCGGAGGACCAGGAGGACCTGTGCCGCCGCTTCGCGGTGAGCGGCGCCGACAAGTTCGCCGGCGTCCCCTGGACGGCCGCGCCGGCCGGTCCGCCGATCCCGGACGGCACCCTCGCCTGGATCGACTGCACCCTCGAGGACACCGTTCCCGGCGGCGACCACCTCATCGTCATCGGCCGTGTCCGCGCCCTCGAAGCCCCCCGCGACGACCGCGGCCCGCTGCTCTTCTACCGGGGCGCCTTCGGCCACCCCAGCCCCAATCGCTGACAAGAAAAGCTGATTTTTGCGACACTGGGGGTTGATTCGAGACAAGGTGAGGCGGTCGAACACGCGGCATACGATGTGGAGGCGCCGGGGGCGTCGCCGTGGCTCGGAGAGCCCGGTGTTCGGAGGCCGCACGGCCGTGGAACTCGGGTGGGAGACGTGGCGCAGACAGCATCCGGATCGGGGCAGACCGTCATCCTGACCGTGGACGACGATCCGGGGGTGTCGCGCGCGGTGGCGCGCGACCTGCGGCGTCACTACGGCGGGTCGTACCGGATCGTGCGGGCGGAGTCCGGCGAGACCGCGCTGGACGCCCTGCGGGAGCTCAAGTTGCGCGGGGACCTGGTGGCGGTGATCCTCGCCGACTACCGCATGCCGCAGATGAACGGCATCGAATTCCTCGAACAGGCGATCGACATCCACCCCGCCGCCCGGCGCGTGCTGCTCACCGCGTACGCCGACACCAACGCGGCGATCGACGCCATCAACGTCGTCGACCTCGACCACTACCTCCTCAAGCCCTGGGACCCGCCCGAGGAGAAGCTGTACCCGGTGCTCGACGACCTCCTCGACGCGTGGCGCGCCACCGAGCGGCGGTCGGTGACGGCCACCAAGGTCGTCGGCCACCGCTGGTCCGCGCGGTCGTCGGAGGTACGCGAATTCCTCGCGCGCAACCAGGTCCCCTACCGCTGGTACTCCTGCGACGAGCCCGAGGGCCGCCGCCTGCTGGCCGCCGCCGGCCAGGACGCGGAACGGCTCCCGGTGGTGATCACCCCGGACGGGTCCGCGCTGGTCGAGCCCGCCGCCCCCGACCTCGCCGCGAACGTCGGCCTGGCCACCGCGCCGACCGCCGACTTCTACGACCTCATCGTCGTCGGCGGCGGGCCGGCCGGTCTCGGCGCGGCCGTCTACGGCGCCTCCGAAGGGCTGCGGACCGTCATCGTCGAGCGCTCCGCCACCGGAGGCCAGGCCGGCCAGAGCTCGCGGATCGAGAACTACCTGGGCTTCCCCGACGGGGTCTCGGGCGCCCAGCTGACGGACCGGGCCCGGCGGCAGGCCGCCAAGTTCGGGGCCGAGATCCTGACCGCGTGCGAGGTCACCGGCCTGGAGGTGACCGGCGCGTCGCGGACGGTCCGGTTCTCGGACGGCTCGGCGGTCTCCGCCCACAGCGTGATCCTGGCGACGGGGGTGTCGTACCGGCAGCTCGACGCCCCCGGCCTGGCCGAGCTGACCGGGCGCGGGGTCTTCTACGGATCGGCGCTGACCGAGGCCGCCGCGTGCCAGGGGCACGACGTGTACATCGTCGGCGGCGCCAACTCCGCCGGGCAGGCCGCGATGTACCTGGCCCGGGGCGCGAAGTCGGTCACCCTGCTGGTGCGCGGCCCGTCGCTGTCCGCGTCGATGTCGCACTACCTGATCCAGCAGATCGAGCAGACCCCCAACATCGCCGTACGCACCGGCACCGCCGTCGAGGCCGCCCACGGCGCCGAGCACCTGGAGCACCTGACGCTGCGCGACGTGGCCGACGGGATCACCGAACGCGTCGACGCGCAATGGCTGTTCGTGTTCATCGGCGCGGCCCCGCTCACCGACTGGCTGGCCGACACGGTCGCGCGCGACGCGCACGGGTTCATCATCGCCGGCCCCGACCTGGCCGTCGCGGGGGAGACGCCGAAGGGCTGGGAGCTGGACCGCATGCCGTACCACCTGGAGACCAGCGTGCCCGGGGTATTCGTGGCCGGGGACGCCCGCGCCGAATCGGCCAAACGCGTCGCCTCGGCGGTAGGAGAAGGAGCCATGGCCGTCATGCTCGTCCACCGGTACCTGGAGCAGTCGTGACCGCGCAGCCGATGCCCTGTGACAAGGAAGAACTCGCCACGCTCTTCCTCTTCGACAAGCTGTCCGACGAGCAGCTGGCCCGCCTGTGCCGGGAGGGCCGCGTCGAGCGGGTCGAGCCCGGCTACCTCTACCGCGAGGGCGACGACGCCACCTGCTTCTACGTGCTGCTCCAGGGCACGATCGTGCTGTCGCGGCGGGTGGGCGGCGACGACGTGGAGGTCACCCGCAGTTCCGAGCGCGGGGTGTACGCGGGGGCGTTCCAGGCGTACGTCAAGGGCCCCGAGCACGCGCGTTACCAGGGCTCCGCCCGCGTCACCGAGCCGTCGCGGCTGTTCGTCCTGCCCGCCGAGACCTTCGCCGCGATCATGCGCGACTGGTTCCCGATGGCCGTCCACCTGCTGGAGGGGCTGTTCTTCGGCACCCAGAACACGCAGCGGGTCGTCAACCAGCGCGAGCGGCTGCTCGCGCTCGGCTCGCTGTCGGCGGGTCTGACCCATGAGCTGAACAACCCGGCCGCCGCCGCGGTCCGGGCCACGTCCGCGTTGCGCGAGCGGGTCGCCGGGATGCGGCACAAGCTCGGGGTGATCGCCGCCGGGCCGTACCGCCGCGACACCCTGGAGACCCTCGTCGGCATCCAGGAGCGCACCGCCGAACAGGTCGCCAAGGCGACGCCGCTGAGCCCGCTCGAAGCCGCCGACCGGGAGGACGCGCTCGCCGACTGGCTCGACGCGCACGGCATCGCGGACGGCTGGCAGTTGGCCCCCACGTTCGTGCAGGCGGGCCTCGGCACCGACTGGCTCGACCAGGTCGCCGCGGCGGTCGACGAGGAGACCTTCGAAGGCGCCGTGCGGTGGCTCAACTACACCGTCGAGACCGAGCTGCTGATGAACGAGATCCAGGACTCGACGGCCCGCATCTCCAACCTCGTGGACGCGGCCAAGCAGTACTCGCAACTCGACCGCGCGCCCTACCAGGTCGCCGACCTGCACGAACTGCTCGACAGCACGCTGACCATGCTCTCCGGCAAGATCGGCCGCGACATCCGCGTGGTCAGGGAGTACGACCGCTCACTGCCGAGAATCCCCGCCTATCCCGGTGAGCTGAACCAGGTGTGGACCAACCTCATCGACAACGCCGTCGCCGCGATGGCCGGAACGGGCACGCTGACCGTCCGCACCGCACTCGACCGCGACCAGTTCCTCGTCGAGATCCGCGACACCGGACCGGGAATCCCCGCCGAGGTCCGCGACCGGATCTTCGACCCCTTCTTCACCACCAAACCGGTCGGCGAGGGCACGGGCCTCGGCCTGGCCATCTCCTGGCGCATCGTCGTGAACCGCCACCACGGCAGCCTCCACGTCGAGTCCGCCCCGGGCGACACCGCCTTCCAGGTACGCCTGCCCACCACCGCGGAGCCGTCGGACGCCCCGGCCTGAACAGCCTGGCCCGAACACCCCGGCGGCCCGGGCCGCCGTGCCGGATCGCGGGCGTGGACCGCGATCCGGGCGGACGTCACGGGGTGGTGTCGGCTCCGGCTCCGGCGGGGGACACCGCGGGAGGCGCGGTGAGCGCCGGCATCAGGACGTGGTCGACGATGTTCAGCGCGAGTTCGGGAACGGGCCGGTCGCCGTTGATGAGTTCCTGGATGATGAGCGGGCCGAACAGGACGCTTTCGGCCAGGACGAGGGCGGGGTTGTTCTCGTCGATCTCGCCGCGGGCCAGGGCGCGCGCCAGGATGCGGTCCAGGGATTCCAGGCCCGGGATGGCGAAGATCTCCCGCAGCGCCCGCAGCAGTTCACCGTCCGTCGCGG is from Yinghuangia sp. ASG 101 and encodes:
- a CDS encoding acyl-CoA dehydrogenase family protein, translated to MTDTSTAPAGYPELAARFRPVFDHIAAGAVAREQHRELAYDAVARLAEAGFTAVRVPVEYGGSGASVTDLFRLLVDLGEADSNLPQILRAHFGFTEDRLADAPSAARDRWLRRIGDGAVVGNAATEIGDGAPGRLDTALSGDPEGPWHLTGSKHYSTGSLYADWIAVLGQRGDDLGWALVRGDAPGVERVDDWDGFGQRLTASGTTRLDGVAVDPDDVFWRGERGPNYMYAFYQLVHLATLSGVARAVVRDGVDYVRGRRRVFSHGSGDTPAADPLVQQVVGRLAAYAFTAEATTLAAVAHLEEINRLRPAGPVPEAAYDTAEIAVSKAYITVADAVLTAATLLFETGGASTVAGSRALDRHWRNARTLSVHNPVIYKQRVVGDHLLNRAAPAYLWSVGVKE
- a CDS encoding flavin reductase family protein, producing MGTPHPHPTVDPAAFRHVLGHFASGVTLVTAIDGATPVGFACQSFSALSLDPPLVAFFVAKTSTSWPRIAKAGRFAVNILAEDQEDLCRRFAVSGADKFAGVPWTAAPAGPPIPDGTLAWIDCTLEDTVPGGDHLIVIGRVRALEAPRDDRGPLLFYRGAFGHPSPNR
- a CDS encoding FAD-dependent oxidoreductase, giving the protein MAQTASGSGQTVILTVDDDPGVSRAVARDLRRHYGGSYRIVRAESGETALDALRELKLRGDLVAVILADYRMPQMNGIEFLEQAIDIHPAARRVLLTAYADTNAAIDAINVVDLDHYLLKPWDPPEEKLYPVLDDLLDAWRATERRSVTATKVVGHRWSARSSEVREFLARNQVPYRWYSCDEPEGRRLLAAAGQDAERLPVVITPDGSALVEPAAPDLAANVGLATAPTADFYDLIVVGGGPAGLGAAVYGASEGLRTVIVERSATGGQAGQSSRIENYLGFPDGVSGAQLTDRARRQAAKFGAEILTACEVTGLEVTGASRTVRFSDGSAVSAHSVILATGVSYRQLDAPGLAELTGRGVFYGSALTEAAACQGHDVYIVGGANSAGQAAMYLARGAKSVTLLVRGPSLSASMSHYLIQQIEQTPNIAVRTGTAVEAAHGAEHLEHLTLRDVADGITERVDAQWLFVFIGAAPLTDWLADTVARDAHGFIIAGPDLAVAGETPKGWELDRMPYHLETSVPGVFVAGDARAESAKRVASAVGEGAMAVMLVHRYLEQS
- a CDS encoding ATP-binding protein — its product is MTAQPMPCDKEELATLFLFDKLSDEQLARLCREGRVERVEPGYLYREGDDATCFYVLLQGTIVLSRRVGGDDVEVTRSSERGVYAGAFQAYVKGPEHARYQGSARVTEPSRLFVLPAETFAAIMRDWFPMAVHLLEGLFFGTQNTQRVVNQRERLLALGSLSAGLTHELNNPAAAAVRATSALRERVAGMRHKLGVIAAGPYRRDTLETLVGIQERTAEQVAKATPLSPLEAADREDALADWLDAHGIADGWQLAPTFVQAGLGTDWLDQVAAAVDEETFEGAVRWLNYTVETELLMNEIQDSTARISNLVDAAKQYSQLDRAPYQVADLHELLDSTLTMLSGKIGRDIRVVREYDRSLPRIPAYPGELNQVWTNLIDNAVAAMAGTGTLTVRTALDRDQFLVEIRDTGPGIPAEVRDRIFDPFFTTKPVGEGTGLGLAISWRIVVNRHHGSLHVESAPGDTAFQVRLPTTAEPSDAPA
- a CDS encoding TetR-like C-terminal domain-containing protein — protein: MPQTEPELLQAALDYVAEVGYQRATMVELAQRTNNDVTALHSRWEDKPTLISFALRTYTDERQKLADIDTGTLRGDLRLLAVGVFGQPTASAAMDSIWKAAATDGELLRALREIFAIPGLESLDRILARALARGEIDENNPALVLAESVLFGPLIIQELINGDRPVPELALNIVDHVLMPALTAPPAVSPAGAGADTTP